The Carnobacterium divergens nucleotide sequence TTCAATACTTTTTTTCCATACATAAAAGTAAACACAAAGGCTAAAACAAAACTAATGACACTGCAAATCATAAAGACTGGAATTGATTTTGGTGAAATGGAAATAAATCCTATCACACTGGCTGGTCCCATTGCTACTGCTAAAACATGAAATAATCCGATAAAAGCAGAGGCGATTCCAGAAGCAATCATCCCGCAGACAAACGGGAATTTTAATTTTAAATTGATCCCAAAAATAGCTGGCTCCGTAATACCTAAAAGTGCTGAAATACTAGCTGAAGAAGCTAAACTTTTTTGTTTATCATTTTTTGTAATAAAGAAAACAGCCAAACAAGCCGCCCCCTGCGCAATATTTGCCATTGACGCTACTGGGAAAATAAAGGAACCTCCTGTTTTAGCAACTTCTGCCAAAAGAGTCGTTTCAATTGCTGGAAAACTTTGGTGTAGTCCCGTAATAACAATCGGTGAATAAAACAAACCAAAAATTCCCATACCAAGAAAGCCTGTTGTTTCATACAACCAAACAAGGCCATCTGTCAAACCGTCACTCACAATACGCATCAAAGGTCCGACTAGGATAAAGGTTAAAAATCCCGTAATAATAATGGCCAACATCGGTGTAAAGGTAAAATCAAAAGCCTTTGAAATTCGTTTGTGGAAAAACTTCTCTAATGTTGCTAAGATCCAAGAAACAGCCAGAACAGGTAAAACAGAACCTTGATACCCTGCTTGAGCTACATTCAAACTAAAGATGTTCCAGTAAGGCATACTTCCATCTGTAATAGCATTGGCCACGCCGTATCCATTTACTAAACTTGGCATCACCATCACCATTCCCATGGCTGCTCCTAAATAGGGATTTCCTCCAAAACGTTTGGTTGCTGAAAAACCAACTAAGATTGGTAAAAAGGCAAAGGGTGCTGAGGCCATTAAATTAATAATATCTGCTAAATCTTTAATCGCTGGAAAATTTTCAACAACCGATTGAGGTCCAAATAGATGTTGTGCTGTCAATAAATTATTCAATGCCATTAACAAACCACCAGCAACTAAGGCTGGAACAATTGGTACAAAAATATCAGATAAAATTTTAATAAATGCCATTAAAGGATTCGGCTTATTTCCTTCGCTTGCAACAGCTTTTAAATCCTCTGTTGACGTTTCACGAACACCGGTCAACTTTACAAGTTCGTCATAGACGACATCCACATCCCCTGGTCCAACTATAATTTGAAATTGGCCATTCGTTTTAAACGTTCCTTTGATATCTGCTTGATTATCTAATAATTGCTGATTGATTTTACTATCGTCTTTTAGAACAAGACGCAATCTTGTCGCACAGTGGGCCGCAGCTTGAATAT carries:
- a CDS encoding sucrose-specific PTS transporter subunit IIBC translates to MNHKQVAKDILTALGEDNIQAAAHCATRLRLVLKDDSKINQQLLDNQADIKGTFKTNGQFQIIVGPGDVDVVYDELVKLTGVRETSTEDLKAVASEGNKPNPLMAFIKILSDIFVPIVPALVAGGLLMALNNLLTAQHLFGPQSVVENFPAIKDLADIINLMASAPFAFLPILVGFSATKRFGGNPYLGAAMGMVMVMPSLVNGYGVANAITDGSMPYWNIFSLNVAQAGYQGSVLPVLAVSWILATLEKFFHKRISKAFDFTFTPMLAIIITGFLTFILVGPLMRIVSDGLTDGLVWLYETTGFLGMGIFGLFYSPIVITGLHQSFPAIETTLLAEVAKTGGSFIFPVASMANIAQGAACLAVFFITKNDKQKSLASSASISALLGITEPAIFGINLKLKFPFVCGMIASGIASAFIGLFHVLAVAMGPASVIGFISISPKSIPVFMICSVISFVLAFVFTFMYGKKVLNVETGTSTAQTINEDPSEVAQGVQDEVIYAPVSGQVESLRQVKDQVFSAELMGKGAAIIPLDGTIYAPCDGVIEVAYETKHAYGIKSALGSELLIHVGIDTVELKGTGFTQQVTQGQVVKRGDVLGTFDKEHIQAAGYDATVMVIVTNTLAYGNVEEITKEEVGAGEALIALTQPVKKND